The following proteins are encoded in a genomic region of Pseudoxanthomonas suwonensis 11-1:
- a CDS encoding ATP-binding cassette domain-containing protein, with product MIIAHDLHKSFKTRAGVVQAVAGVGFEARDGQITGLLGPNGAGKTTTLRMLYTLMQPDSGHIEVDGIDPARDPMAVRRALGVLPDARGVYKRLTARENIAYFARLHGLSTSVAAERIARLSAALDMDEILDRQTEGFSQGQRTKTAIARALVHDPRNVILDEPTNGLDVMTTRAMRQFLFRLRDEGRCVILSSHIMQEVAALCDRIVIIARGQVVASGSAEELRAQTGESSLEDAFVKVIGSGEGLQA from the coding sequence ATGATCATCGCCCACGACCTCCACAAGAGTTTCAAGACCCGCGCCGGCGTGGTCCAGGCCGTCGCCGGCGTGGGCTTCGAGGCACGCGACGGCCAGATCACCGGCCTGCTCGGGCCCAATGGTGCCGGCAAGACCACCACCCTGCGCATGCTCTACACCCTGATGCAGCCGGACAGCGGCCACATCGAGGTCGACGGCATCGATCCGGCGCGCGACCCGATGGCGGTGCGCCGCGCCCTTGGCGTGCTGCCGGACGCGCGCGGCGTGTACAAGCGCCTGACCGCGCGCGAGAACATCGCCTACTTCGCGCGCCTGCACGGCCTGTCGACCAGCGTTGCCGCCGAGCGCATCGCCAGGCTGTCCGCCGCGCTGGACATGGACGAGATCCTCGATCGCCAGACCGAGGGCTTCTCCCAGGGCCAGCGCACCAAGACCGCGATTGCCCGCGCCCTGGTGCACGACCCGCGCAACGTCATCCTCGACGAGCCGACCAACGGCCTGGACGTGATGACCACCCGCGCCATGCGCCAGTTCCTGTTCCGCCTGCGCGACGAGGGCCGCTGCGTGATCCTGTCCAGCCACATCATGCAGGAGGTGGCAGCGCTGTGTGACCGCATCGTCATCATCGCCAGGGGCCAGGTCGTGGCGTCGGGCAGCGCCGAGGAACTGCGCGCGCAGACCGGCGAATCCAGCCTCGAGGACGCCTTCGTCAAGGTCATCGGCTCGGGGGAGGGCCTGCAGGCATGA